DNA from Sulfurospirillum arsenophilum NBRC 109478:
GACCAAACTCTTTTGCCCACCTTTGCACCATCCTATAAAGCGCTTTTCTTCTGTCTATCTCTTGCGGGATATTGAGCATAATGGATTTATCTTGCAATAAAGGTGTTAAGTAACCATTCGAAGGCAGAGTATGTTCACTCTCTTTATCGGGTAAAGGTAGCGCTGAGCCAGTTTTGAGATACCGCAATAATCTTCTGGCAAGGACAATACCAATTCCTATGTAATAACTAAAAATCTTTCTTTTAATACCCAATTTTTTTTGATAAGCAACATCTTCAAAACTAGTCATACTCTGAAAACTCTCATAGCCTCTGTTTTTAAGCACTTCATCATTAATCAACAATGCTGCACCATTAGGTAAAAAAACTGTTTTTCGAATGCTCAATAAGCCCACATCACCTCTGCTACCAAGTAATTTATGATCACTATCTTGGCTTAAAAAACCATGCGCATTATCTTCAATGATAAGAGCACTATACTTTTTCTTATATTTCACAAAAGGTGCCATATCTTGCGCAAAACCAAAATAAT
Protein-coding regions in this window:
- a CDS encoding DegT/DnrJ/EryC1/StrS family aminotransferase → MTPFDLQKVDKQIYISELFEKSDVYFYPYARYAFLEVLQKLSIKSIYLPAFICRDMLSPINTLGITYFFYDVDETLSPLLEDVPCEAILMVNYFGFAQDMAPFVKYKKKYSALIIEDNAHGFLSQDSDHKLLGSRGDVGLLSIRKTVFLPNGAALLINDEVLKNRGYESFQSMTSFEDVAYQKKLGIKRKIFSYYIGIGIVLARRLLRYLKTGSALPLPDKESEHTLPSNGYLTPLLQDKSIMLNIPQEIDRRKALYRMVQRWAKEFGLKCIYELDEGSVPFEFAFMGNDRSKKFEFFLLKKGFFVLPWPDLPDEVLSGHCKDFYKNIKVIPFLW